The Marinilongibacter aquaticus genome has a window encoding:
- a CDS encoding (Fe-S)-binding protein, giving the protein MQVVQQILFIAALALAAYFIGRRIVLIKKTILLGKPVDRKDRPQERLLTMLRIAFGQKKMFDRPIVGLLHFAVYAGFILINIEILEILIDGIVGTHRVFSKPLGSFYPVVINFFEVLALGVIIACAVFLIRRNALKIKRLSPSTSSDMKGWPALDANLILVFEIVLMLAFLKMNAADSILQTRAVGHFAEVQTGTFWVSQFLVPFLDPFSSELLLVTERLCWWFHILGIMAFALFVTYSKHLHIALAFPNTYFSDLEPRGKMSNIPEVTQEVKIMLGLENESNAAEDVPRFGAKDVDDLTWKNLMDAYSCTECGRCTSQCPANMTGKKLSPRKIMMSTRDRLEDIQKAWQKNGSDYRDEKSLNGDYISEEELLACTSCNACVEACPVLINPLDIILSLRRYNVMEESKAPQAWNMMFQNLETNMAPWKFPPDNRFKWADELK; this is encoded by the coding sequence ATGCAAGTCGTTCAACAAATACTTTTTATAGCCGCTTTGGCCCTTGCGGCGTATTTCATTGGCCGCCGTATTGTTTTGATCAAAAAAACAATTCTACTGGGTAAGCCCGTCGACCGAAAGGATAGACCCCAAGAACGCCTTCTTACAATGTTGCGAATAGCCTTTGGCCAGAAGAAGATGTTCGATCGCCCCATTGTTGGCCTGTTGCACTTTGCCGTATATGCAGGTTTCATTTTGATCAATATCGAGATTTTGGAAATACTGATCGACGGTATTGTGGGTACGCACCGCGTGTTTTCCAAACCGCTCGGCTCGTTTTATCCGGTCGTCATTAATTTCTTTGAGGTGCTGGCATTGGGTGTTATTATAGCCTGTGCAGTTTTTCTCATTCGCCGCAATGCACTTAAAATAAAAAGATTAAGTCCATCTACCTCTTCCGACATGAAAGGCTGGCCTGCTCTCGATGCCAACCTCATTCTGGTTTTCGAAATTGTTTTAATGTTGGCTTTCTTAAAAATGAACGCCGCCGACAGCATCTTGCAGACACGAGCCGTGGGGCATTTCGCCGAAGTGCAAACGGGCACGTTCTGGGTAAGTCAATTTTTAGTCCCCTTTTTGGATCCCTTTTCCAGCGAACTCCTGCTTGTAACCGAGAGGCTGTGCTGGTGGTTTCACATTTTGGGCATTATGGCTTTTGCCCTATTTGTAACCTATTCCAAACACCTGCACATTGCTCTGGCTTTCCCAAATACTTATTTTTCTGATTTGGAACCCCGGGGCAAAATGAGCAACATACCAGAAGTTACGCAAGAAGTCAAAATCATGCTCGGACTCGAAAATGAATCGAATGCCGCCGAAGATGTGCCACGTTTTGGAGCCAAAGATGTAGACGATTTGACATGGAAAAACTTGATGGACGCCTACAGCTGCACCGAATGTGGCCGCTGCACATCACAATGCCCCGCAAACATGACCGGGAAAAAGCTCTCACCACGAAAAATAATGATGAGTACCCGTGATCGACTCGAGGATATTCAAAAAGCTTGGCAAAAAAATGGGAGCGATTACCGCGACGAAAAAAGCCTAAATGGCGACTACATCAGCGAGGAAGAATTGTTGGCCTGTACATCCTGCAATGCCTGTGTAGAGGCCTGCCCTGTGCTCATCAACCCTTTGGACATCATTCTTTCGTTGAGAAGATACAATGTCATGGAAGAGTCGAAGGCTCCGCAGGCATGGAACATGATGTTCCAGAACTTGGAAACCAATATGGCTCCCTGGAAGTTTCCACCCGACAACCGTTTCAAGTGGGCCGACGAATTGAAGTAA
- a CDS encoding sulfatase, giving the protein MNSRKNFNPGLLVFGLCCSLAFLFQNCQKEEKPNFLFILVDDLGYPDLSCTGSSYYETPNVDAIAKNAVVFSQGYAASRVCSPSRASIMTGQLTASHGITNWIGEKSGMDWRSLGRQSKSLPADYVHSLPKEYSILPELLKTQGYTTFFAGKWHLGDEGSYPEDHGFDINKGGFEKGSPAGGYFAPFNNPKLENHEGGENLSLRLANETANFLESQPKDKPFLAYLAFYAVHGPIQTTAAKWKKYRDKAEEQGLNTANGFEMERLLPIRKAQDNPVYAGLVETMDDAVGIVMQKLKELGLDKNTIVIFTSDNGGVASGDAYSSSMSPLRGGKGYQWEGGTRVPFFVSIPGVSSKTIDFPVTGADFLPTLADYAGVTQKPFQQIDGESLRPLIEGKSLENRALYWHYPHYGNQGGEPSSVILKGEWKLIHYYEDGRNELYNLSEDPSEKINIYPENEEQGEKLYQELKTWLDSRHALYPQPDPEFSEKKFTEWRENMVNKKMPQLEKQRESMLSNDYTPNKDWWGSQVTRD; this is encoded by the coding sequence ATGAATTCCAGAAAAAATTTCAACCCTGGCCTGCTTGTGTTTGGCCTATGCTGTAGCCTTGCCTTTTTGTTTCAAAACTGCCAAAAAGAAGAAAAGCCCAACTTTCTCTTTATTCTTGTCGACGACCTCGGCTATCCCGACCTAAGCTGTACGGGAAGCTCATACTACGAAACACCCAATGTAGACGCCATTGCCAAAAATGCTGTAGTCTTTAGTCAAGGTTACGCAGCAAGCCGTGTGTGCAGCCCTTCGCGAGCCAGTATCATGACCGGACAATTGACCGCCTCGCATGGCATAACCAATTGGATCGGTGAAAAATCGGGCATGGATTGGCGGTCATTGGGTCGCCAAAGCAAAAGCTTGCCCGCAGATTACGTACACAGTCTGCCCAAAGAGTACAGCATCCTACCCGAACTTCTGAAAACGCAAGGATATACTACTTTTTTTGCCGGAAAATGGCATTTGGGAGATGAAGGCTCTTATCCCGAAGATCACGGTTTCGACATCAACAAAGGCGGTTTCGAAAAGGGCAGCCCTGCGGGCGGATACTTTGCTCCTTTCAACAATCCTAAACTGGAAAACCACGAAGGCGGAGAAAACCTCAGCCTACGCTTGGCCAATGAAACGGCCAATTTCCTAGAGAGCCAGCCCAAAGACAAGCCCTTTCTGGCCTATTTGGCCTTCTATGCAGTACATGGCCCTATCCAAACCACCGCGGCCAAATGGAAAAAATACCGCGACAAAGCAGAAGAGCAAGGTCTAAACACAGCCAATGGCTTTGAAATGGAACGCCTCTTGCCCATTCGCAAAGCCCAAGACAATCCTGTATACGCTGGCTTGGTGGAAACCATGGACGATGCCGTGGGCATTGTCATGCAAAAACTGAAAGAGCTCGGTCTGGATAAAAACACCATAGTCATTTTCACTTCCGACAACGGCGGAGTGGCATCGGGCGACGCATACAGTTCGTCCATGTCGCCTTTGCGTGGCGGAAAAGGCTACCAATGGGAAGGCGGTACCCGAGTGCCATTCTTTGTTTCCATTCCGGGTGTATCCTCAAAAACTATTGATTTTCCTGTTACTGGAGCCGACTTCTTGCCCACTTTGGCCGATTACGCCGGGGTAACCCAAAAGCCATTTCAGCAAATCGACGGCGAGAGCCTGCGTCCACTTATTGAAGGGAAGTCGCTCGAAAACAGAGCTTTGTATTGGCATTATCCCCATTATGGAAACCAAGGTGGCGAACCCTCTTCCGTCATTCTCAAGGGCGAGTGGAAGCTCATACACTATTACGAGGATGGACGAAACGAACTCTACAATTTGAGTGAAGACCCTTCGGAAAAAATCAATATATATCCCGAAAATGAAGAACAAGGCGAAAAGCTTTACCAAGAGCTGAAAACTTGGCTCGATAGCCGACATGCTCTTTACCCCCAGCCAGACCCTGAATTCTCTGAAAAAAAGTTTACCGAATGGCGTGAAAATATGGTCAACAAGAAAATGCCTCAATTGGAAAAGCAAAGAGAATCGATGCTATCCAATGATTATACGCCCAATAAAGACTGGTGGGGCAGTCAAGTGACCAGAGACTAG
- a CDS encoding Gfo/Idh/MocA family protein produces the protein MKESRRKFMKNSLAASAGVLAFPTIVPSSVFGKNAPSNKIQIGQIGCGRIARDHDLPGTMQHDVAQLVAVCDLDHHRTVEGKAHVEKYYREKKNKTVDIKMYDDYRELLLNKDIDAVVISTPDHWHSQPAIEAALAGKHVYLQKPTSLTVEEGRLLSDIVHRQGVTLQVGTQQRSMPQFRLAAELVRNGRIGKIHTVKVGLPGDPAGPVAETGPVPKGFNYDMWLGSTPEMEYSEMLVHPQTGYGRPGWLRVEQFGAGMITGWGQHHFDSAAWGMNTEYTGPISVESVAEFPKYGSWNVHGDFMVKAEYENGITMYTSGGFPNGIRYEGTDGWVFVTRGPYRASASDPIPVMKNGTKSLDASDPAILDSVIGKDEIHLYKSDEQHGNWLDCIQSGKEPISPVEKGHRACTVCLISHVAMKLPRKLEWDPKAERFHNDDEANAYLSRPQRYPYGTNYIKL, from the coding sequence CCCCACTATTGTACCCTCCTCTGTTTTTGGGAAAAATGCACCCAGCAATAAAATTCAGATCGGGCAAATAGGCTGTGGGCGTATCGCTCGCGACCACGATCTACCGGGTACAATGCAACACGATGTGGCTCAATTGGTGGCCGTTTGCGACCTCGACCACCACAGAACCGTCGAAGGGAAAGCCCATGTAGAAAAGTATTATCGTGAAAAGAAAAACAAAACGGTAGACATCAAAATGTACGACGACTACCGCGAGCTTCTTCTCAACAAAGACATAGACGCCGTGGTGATCAGCACGCCAGACCACTGGCACTCGCAACCCGCAATCGAAGCCGCCTTGGCTGGCAAGCATGTTTATCTTCAAAAACCCACTTCGTTGACTGTAGAGGAAGGGCGTTTGCTAAGTGATATCGTGCACCGTCAAGGTGTGACCTTACAAGTGGGTACACAGCAACGCTCAATGCCGCAGTTCCGATTGGCTGCCGAATTGGTGCGTAATGGCCGCATCGGTAAAATTCATACCGTGAAAGTGGGTCTTCCGGGTGATCCCGCTGGCCCAGTGGCCGAAACGGGCCCCGTACCTAAAGGCTTCAACTACGACATGTGGTTGGGCTCTACTCCCGAAATGGAATATTCCGAAATGCTCGTGCACCCGCAAACGGGCTATGGCCGTCCGGGTTGGCTTAGAGTGGAACAATTCGGAGCTGGAATGATCACCGGTTGGGGACAGCACCACTTCGATTCTGCCGCTTGGGGAATGAACACCGAATATACCGGGCCAATTTCTGTGGAGTCTGTGGCCGAATTCCCGAAATACGGCAGCTGGAACGTACACGGCGATTTCATGGTAAAGGCAGAATACGAAAACGGCATTACCATGTACACCAGTGGCGGTTTCCCCAACGGGATTCGCTACGAAGGCACAGATGGCTGGGTTTTCGTAACAAGAGGCCCCTACCGAGCTTCTGCTTCCGATCCCATCCCGGTGATGAAAAATGGCACAAAATCGCTGGATGCCAGTGACCCCGCCATCTTGGATTCTGTAATCGGAAAAGATGAAATTCATCTGTACAAAAGCGATGAACAGCACGGCAACTGGCTCGATTGCATCCAATCGGGCAAAGAACCGATTTCTCCTGTTGAAAAAGGACACAGAGCCTGCACCGTGTGTTTGATTAGCCACGTGGCCATGAAACTGCCCCGTAAATTGGAATGGGATCCAAAAGCCGAGCGTTTCCATAATGACGACGAAGCGAACGCCTACCTCAGCCGTCCGCAGCGTTATCCATACGGTACCAATTATATCAAATTGTAA
- a CDS encoding putative oxidoreductase C-terminal domain-containing protein: protein MNLKLKLLGAAALTSLAACQSPKEENKMDKIELITLDPGHFHAALVQKSMYPEVDSLVHVYAPEGPDVDLHLDRIKAFNERAENPTHWEEVVYRGGDFFEKMLEEKAGNVVMLAGNNQKKTEYIEQSIANGFNVYADKPMAINKADFELLKKAFAEAEEKGLLLYDIMTERYEITTTLQKALSQTSLFGDLEKGTVESPAVTKESVHHFFKYVSGKPLIRPSWFFDVEQEGDGIVDVTTHLVDLVMWECFPEQIIDTTNIQMLNAKRWPTVLSPADFNKVTGQDKYPAYLSQYLNGDNLEVFSNGEMNYTVNGVHAKVSVIWNFEAPEGAGDTHYSIMRGTKANLIIKQGEEQNYKPTLYVELLDGQSEESIKAIFEELNKSYEGVTYTQNGQLLTVQIPDHYKEGHEAHFARVTEHYLKFLKEKNIPKWEIPNMIAKYYTTTEAYKMALK from the coding sequence ATGAATCTTAAATTGAAACTTCTGGGTGCAGCAGCTTTGACCAGCCTTGCAGCTTGCCAATCGCCTAAGGAAGAAAACAAAATGGACAAAATCGAGCTCATCACTTTAGATCCAGGGCATTTCCATGCCGCATTGGTACAAAAATCGATGTACCCCGAAGTCGACAGCCTTGTGCATGTGTATGCTCCAGAAGGCCCAGATGTAGATTTGCACCTCGATCGCATCAAAGCCTTCAACGAAAGGGCCGAAAATCCAACGCATTGGGAAGAGGTCGTGTATCGTGGCGGCGATTTCTTCGAAAAAATGCTGGAGGAAAAAGCGGGAAACGTGGTGATGTTGGCGGGCAACAACCAAAAGAAAACAGAGTACATCGAGCAATCGATCGCCAACGGTTTCAATGTTTACGCCGACAAACCCATGGCAATCAATAAGGCCGATTTCGAGTTGCTCAAAAAAGCCTTCGCCGAGGCGGAAGAAAAGGGTCTTTTGCTCTACGATATCATGACCGAACGTTATGAAATAACCACTACGCTTCAAAAAGCTCTTTCGCAAACCAGCCTTTTCGGCGATTTGGAAAAGGGCACAGTGGAAAGCCCTGCGGTGACAAAAGAGTCTGTTCATCACTTTTTCAAATACGTTTCGGGTAAACCCTTGATTCGCCCCTCTTGGTTTTTCGACGTGGAGCAAGAAGGCGACGGCATCGTGGATGTAACCACCCATTTGGTTGACCTTGTGATGTGGGAATGCTTTCCAGAGCAAATAATCGATACCACGAATATCCAAATGCTCAATGCCAAAAGGTGGCCCACCGTACTTAGTCCGGCCGATTTCAATAAAGTGACAGGACAAGATAAATACCCCGCGTACCTTTCACAATATCTGAATGGCGACAACCTGGAAGTCTTTTCAAACGGCGAAATGAACTATACCGTCAACGGTGTGCATGCCAAGGTCTCGGTAATTTGGAACTTTGAAGCTCCAGAAGGTGCCGGAGATACGCACTATTCGATCATGCGGGGCACAAAAGCCAACTTGATCATCAAACAGGGCGAAGAGCAAAATTACAAACCCACGCTATATGTGGAGCTGCTCGATGGGCAAAGTGAAGAAAGCATAAAAGCCATCTTTGAAGAATTGAACAAAAGCTACGAAGGCGTAACGTATACACAGAATGGGCAGCTTCTGACCGTTCAAATTCCCGATCATTACAAAGAGGGTCACGAGGCTCATTTTGCACGAGTGACAGAGCATTATTTGAAATTTTTGAAGGAAAAGAACATTCCCAAATGGGAGATTCCGAACATGATCGCCAAATATTATACGACGACCGAAGCCTATAAAATGGCATTGAAATAA
- a CDS encoding YdeI/OmpD-associated family protein encodes MGQSSDQRLGLFVYAFIAHIEIIGINPFVFVPENILERIFTEAGKRKGPIPVHGEINQKPFKQTLVRFKGHWRLYINTSMLKNSPKRIGEKVELCLAFEASDRSIVPHPKFEDALKSSPEAAKVFNELPLSRQKEMIRYISLLKTTESVDRNVKKAIDFLLGKARFIGRDKP; translated from the coding sequence GTGGGGCAGTCAAGTGACCAGAGACTAGGCCTTTTCGTGTATGCTTTTATAGCCCATATAGAGATTATCGGTATAAATCCTTTCGTTTTTGTTCCCGAAAACATTCTCGAGAGGATTTTCACCGAAGCGGGCAAACGCAAAGGACCAATACCGGTGCACGGCGAAATAAATCAAAAACCCTTTAAACAAACCTTGGTACGTTTTAAAGGGCATTGGCGACTGTATATCAATACATCCATGCTCAAGAACTCGCCAAAACGCATCGGAGAAAAGGTAGAATTGTGTCTGGCATTCGAGGCCTCCGACCGGTCGATTGTACCACACCCTAAATTTGAGGACGCCTTAAAAAGCAGCCCCGAGGCGGCAAAGGTTTTTAATGAGCTTCCCCTTTCTCGACAAAAAGAGATGATAAGGTATATTTCTCTGTTGAAAACAACAGAAAGCGTGGATCGCAATGTGAAAAAGGCGATAGACTTTTTATTGGGAAAAGCCCGTTTTATAGGAAGAGACAAGCCATAG